A window of the Leucothrix mucor DSM 2157 genome harbors these coding sequences:
- a CDS encoding glycosyltransferase: protein MVSKDRLDIDFYKLFYNDLAIMSDSALKEHWVNQGEKEGRYPSLYELLSSINVDEEKFFSSVSLNFYLGLYPMLAAKGIDNSLQAGYHFFKHGIFEGKHGSLESWVKEHVATFPFITEDQFSKAVECVCNINKESLQDFLSNIVCKEPEPLGISNDESDNYDFYRWLGEAYLKQGLKDAGRRSLLVSLYYKRGVRTLELLANTYYDDEQYKLAIEYYSAALNLNKCLYWSYLNSARAYLKLGRPLLAARVLSSGITDGHLSKLGSELDLAVDAYWHQEQAKNNLLAVEGSRSDLISNNKKLSSRIYEMYLSTMGGERGLEKNLNMSKVLIIGDYHVSQCIRYRINQKIEQFEKAGIEVGAINWLDLAEKGNELYKYDIVIFYRTPAVPHVLKAMSAINASGKLSIFEIDDLIFDESYPPPLDSYGGYVGLDEYTNLTKGMGLFNSAASFCRLGIASTIPLKDKLKKIVFGKECIVHRNGYDSLNEFRLTNKADKEFVDIFYGTGTKAHNSDFTVLLLPTLTKILSEFSNVRLIVVGYLSLPRGVLDKFGNQIRLVEPVKEVQLYWSYLEYADINIAVLEEDDINDCKSELKWFEAACYGIPSIVSGTKNYLDVIDNGVDGFIARTPDEWYTSLKTLIESKDLRRTVGLASMVRTKELYAIEILGQKLVNNLSKYIDNITPKQQADKKTKIAIVNVFFRPQSIGGATRVVEDNFDVMRSKYAEEYDVCVFSADKDFMKSHQVVVNNIEGSRVYRVSTLWRENMDWHPKDNKMYRVFTNFLDLEKPDVIHFHCVQRLTASVVEAARDAQVPYIVTVHDAWWISDHQFLVDQNGQVYPSGHPSPYEQAMLPSNVSRQESLGRKRYLKSLLRGAKSVLTVSKSFAEVYEANGIDNVIVTKNGLSSAVDWKQKQTKYTKKVVCGHIGGMSTHKGYDLLEAAVIKLQPENIELLVVDHSKEAEYVSIDYWGDVKVVSLGRQDQDKIVDLYGKIDVLFAPSIWPESFGLVTREAAACGCWVVASNMGGIGEDVVEGKSGHVIEATEAGLVDVLEKINHKPELYKKLSSSTGLRLVDEQVKEITEILQEIV from the coding sequence GTGGTATCTAAAGATAGATTAGACATAGATTTTTATAAACTATTTTACAATGACTTAGCTATTATGAGTGATTCAGCGCTTAAAGAGCACTGGGTTAATCAAGGCGAAAAAGAGGGGAGATACCCATCGCTTTATGAGCTACTATCGAGTATTAATGTGGATGAAGAGAAGTTTTTTTCTTCAGTGTCTCTTAATTTCTATCTTGGGCTTTATCCAATGCTCGCCGCTAAGGGGATAGATAATAGTTTGCAAGCTGGTTATCATTTCTTTAAGCATGGAATATTTGAAGGGAAGCATGGAAGTCTGGAAAGTTGGGTGAAAGAACATGTGGCCACATTTCCATTTATTACTGAGGATCAATTTAGTAAGGCAGTTGAATGTGTATGTAATATTAACAAGGAGTCTTTGCAAGACTTCCTCTCGAATATAGTTTGTAAAGAACCGGAGCCGTTAGGTATTAGTAATGATGAAAGTGATAACTATGATTTTTACCGCTGGTTGGGCGAGGCGTATCTAAAACAAGGTCTGAAAGATGCAGGGAGAAGGTCATTACTTGTATCGCTATACTATAAGCGTGGAGTACGTACCTTAGAGTTACTTGCAAACACTTATTATGACGATGAGCAATATAAACTAGCTATTGAGTATTATTCTGCGGCCTTGAATTTAAATAAGTGTCTCTATTGGTCATATCTAAACTCAGCTCGTGCATATTTAAAGCTAGGTCGGCCACTTTTGGCGGCACGAGTATTAAGTTCGGGTATCACCGATGGCCATTTATCAAAACTTGGTAGTGAGCTTGACTTAGCTGTGGATGCTTACTGGCATCAGGAGCAAGCAAAAAATAATTTACTGGCTGTTGAGGGTAGCCGCAGTGATTTAATTAGTAATAATAAGAAATTAAGTTCTAGAATTTATGAAATGTACTTATCCACAATGGGCGGAGAGAGAGGTTTAGAGAAAAATCTTAATATGAGTAAGGTTTTGATCATAGGAGATTATCATGTTAGTCAATGCATAAGATATCGTATTAATCAAAAAATAGAACAATTTGAAAAAGCTGGGATCGAAGTCGGAGCTATTAACTGGCTGGACTTGGCCGAAAAAGGCAATGAGCTCTATAAGTACGATATAGTTATCTTCTATAGGACTCCTGCAGTACCTCATGTACTCAAAGCTATGTCAGCAATCAATGCGTCTGGAAAATTGAGTATATTTGAAATAGACGACTTGATTTTTGACGAGAGTTACCCGCCTCCTCTAGACAGTTATGGGGGGTATGTAGGTTTAGATGAGTACACCAACCTTACAAAAGGGATGGGGTTATTTAACTCTGCAGCCAGTTTTTGTCGACTAGGTATTGCATCCACGATTCCGCTTAAAGATAAGTTAAAGAAAATAGTTTTTGGAAAAGAATGTATAGTTCACAGAAATGGGTATGACTCATTAAATGAATTTCGGCTAACGAATAAAGCAGATAAAGAGTTTGTAGATATTTTCTATGGAACTGGTACAAAAGCTCATAATTCTGATTTTACCGTTCTTTTGTTACCAACATTAACGAAAATTCTTTCGGAGTTTTCAAATGTCAGGCTGATTGTAGTTGGTTATCTATCTCTTCCTAGGGGGGTTTTGGATAAATTCGGTAATCAAATCAGGCTAGTGGAGCCTGTAAAGGAAGTCCAGTTATATTGGAGTTATCTAGAGTACGCAGATATTAATATTGCGGTGCTTGAAGAAGATGATATTAACGATTGCAAAAGCGAGTTGAAGTGGTTTGAAGCAGCTTGTTATGGTATACCTTCAATAGTTAGTGGTACTAAAAACTATTTAGATGTAATTGATAATGGAGTTGACGGATTTATTGCTAGAACTCCCGATGAGTGGTATACGTCTCTGAAGACGTTGATTGAGAGCAAGGACTTACGTAGAACAGTTGGTCTGGCGTCGATGGTGCGTACTAAAGAGCTTTACGCCATTGAAATTCTGGGGCAAAAGCTTGTAAATAATTTATCTAAATACATTGATAATATAACGCCAAAGCAACAGGCGGATAAAAAAACTAAGATCGCGATTGTTAATGTCTTCTTTCGGCCACAGTCAATTGGTGGAGCAACTAGAGTTGTTGAGGATAATTTTGATGTCATGCGGTCGAAATATGCTGAAGAATATGATGTGTGCGTATTCTCTGCAGATAAAGATTTTATGAAGTCGCACCAAGTAGTTGTCAACAACATTGAGGGAAGTAGGGTATATCGAGTCTCAACACTGTGGCGTGAAAATATGGATTGGCACCCAAAGGATAACAAAATGTATAGAGTCTTTACCAATTTTCTCGATTTGGAGAAGCCAGATGTAATACATTTCCACTGCGTTCAGCGCTTAACTGCTTCTGTAGTCGAAGCTGCGAGGGATGCACAGGTACCGTATATTGTTACCGTTCATGATGCTTGGTGGATATCAGACCACCAATTTCTTGTAGACCAAAACGGTCAGGTTTACCCAAGCGGGCATCCTAGTCCTTATGAGCAAGCCATGCTACCTAGTAATGTGAGCAGACAAGAGTCCTTAGGTCGGAAGAGATATCTAAAATCCTTGCTCAGGGGGGCAAAGTCAGTGCTGACAGTGTCGAAGTCTTTTGCTGAAGTTTATGAGGCAAATGGGATTGATAATGTCATTGTTACGAAAAACGGTTTGTCATCTGCGGTTGATTGGAAGCAAAAGCAGACTAAATATACTAAGAAGGTCGTATGTGGGCATATTGGTGGTATGAGTACTCACAAAGGCTATGATCTTCTTGAGGCTGCCGTTATTAAACTCCAGCCTGAAAATATTGAGTTGCTAGTGGTCGATCATTCGAAAGAAGCTGAGTATGTGAGTATTGACTATTGGGGGGATGTAAAGGTAGTGTCTCTAGGGCGTCAGGACCAAGATAAAATAGTCGACCTGTATGGAAAAATCGACGTATTATTTGCTCCCTCTATTTGGCCCGAAAGTTTCGGGTTGGTTACGCGTGAAGCCGCAGCCTGCGGTTGTTGGGTTGTTGCTAGTAATATGGGAGGAATTGGTGAAGATGTGGTTGAAGGTAAGAGCGGACATGTTATAGAGGCAACTGAAGCCGGTTTGGTTGATGTACTTGAAAAAATCAATCATAAGCCTGAGTTATACAAAAAGCTATCCAGCTCTACAGGACTTAGGTTGGTGGACGAGCAAGTAAAAGAAATTACAGAGATTTTACAGGAAATCGTATGA
- a CDS encoding sulfotransferase encodes MTKFVIGIGSQRAGSTLLHKVLDECTDVFMHPIKELHYYDTLYGVRGADILVDFSRRQLDRELDRLIEAKGYGYIDKKYKCFLRANRILSSKLISSVDYFDLYRPCVADNEYLGEITPEYMILPEDGVSKLADDLGSDTKIILISRDPTERFISAFKLLKNYNNPNYDATNFARDLESTISDMPQWIRQQEELNDYEAALNRYQKYFSSVLFLSFEKMISDVDLFIVQLENFLSSTVDKEKLVDILGKKVNMIGETGNISDETRAQLDIRFEASKKYLDEVFYK; translated from the coding sequence ATGACTAAATTTGTCATTGGAATAGGTTCGCAGAGAGCAGGATCGACGCTATTACATAAGGTGTTGGATGAGTGCACTGATGTTTTTATGCATCCAATTAAAGAGTTGCACTATTACGACACACTCTACGGTGTTCGTGGGGCTGATATTTTAGTTGACTTTTCTCGTAGACAATTAGATAGAGAGTTAGATCGCCTAATCGAAGCAAAAGGATATGGCTACATTGATAAAAAATATAAATGTTTTTTACGAGCTAATAGGATTCTCTCTTCTAAGTTAATATCGAGCGTTGACTATTTCGATCTTTATAGGCCATGTGTCGCTGATAATGAGTACTTGGGGGAGATTACACCTGAGTACATGATACTTCCTGAGGATGGCGTCTCAAAGCTTGCTGATGACTTAGGCAGCGATACCAAGATTATTCTCATATCGAGGGATCCAACTGAACGCTTTATATCTGCATTTAAATTATTAAAAAACTACAATAATCCAAACTATGACGCGACAAATTTTGCTAGGGATTTAGAATCTACTATAAGCGATATGCCTCAATGGATAAGGCAGCAAGAAGAGTTAAATGATTATGAAGCAGCTTTGAATAGATATCAAAAATATTTTAGTTCAGTACTGTTCTTGTCGTTTGAAAAAATGATATCAGATGTAGATCTCTTTATTGTGCAGTTAGAAAATTTTCTCTCCAGTACTGTGGATAAAGAAAAGCTTGTTGATATTTTAGGGAAAAAAGTCAATATGATAGGAGAGACTGGTAATATTTCTGATGAAACAAGAGCGCAATTAGATATTAGGTTTGAAGCTAGTAAGAAATATTTAGATGAGGTCTTTTATAAATAA
- a CDS encoding sulfotransferase domain-containing protein, producing the protein MSQVKQIENLFLSVGAMKAGTTWVYDKLQHHPQINFSREKEVHYFAHVNHISKSLDDVKLKRRAKASILKAGKLFKAREIDLAEFRSTVDWYLNYSVDHVDDNWYLNLFGDHLTADSDCYCADFSNLTCFLDDKGWEHIHKLAKNIRSIYILRDPISRLWSHYKFHLQFIGHENQDNPDKNHKLFRSLISKPWFIRNSLYMDNITRVRNHLGEDKLKVFYLEDISGNPSVFFKEIHSFLEISDFDYSFMDIEERKNTSISKKIPDEWYDEIKSALQDEIMQLKAAGLFHESWRF; encoded by the coding sequence ATGAGCCAGGTTAAACAGATTGAGAATCTATTTTTGTCAGTTGGTGCAATGAAGGCCGGCACTACATGGGTATACGACAAGCTGCAGCACCATCCACAAATAAATTTTAGCCGTGAAAAGGAGGTGCACTATTTTGCTCATGTCAATCATATTTCTAAGTCGCTGGATGACGTAAAATTAAAGCGAAGGGCTAAGGCTTCAATACTAAAGGCGGGAAAATTATTCAAGGCACGCGAGATTGATTTAGCTGAGTTCCGTAGTACTGTTGATTGGTATCTGAATTACTCCGTGGATCATGTGGATGATAATTGGTACCTTAACCTATTTGGGGATCATTTGACTGCTGATAGCGACTGTTACTGTGCTGATTTTTCCAATCTAACCTGTTTTTTAGATGATAAGGGCTGGGAGCATATACATAAGCTAGCGAAAAATATAAGATCGATTTATATTCTTCGGGATCCTATTTCTAGATTATGGTCACATTATAAGTTTCATTTACAATTTATCGGCCATGAAAATCAAGATAATCCCGATAAGAATCATAAACTATTTCGTTCGTTGATAAGTAAACCTTGGTTTATTCGTAACTCTCTTTATATGGATAATATAACTAGGGTTCGGAATCATTTAGGTGAAGATAAATTGAAGGTTTTTTATCTCGAAGATATATCAGGCAATCCCTCTGTCTTTTTTAAAGAAATTCATTCGTTTCTTGAGATATCGGACTTTGATTACTCATTTATGGATATAGAGGAACGAAAGAATACCTCAATATCGAAAAAAATCCCAGATGAATGGTATGATGAAATTAAGTCAGCTCTTCAGGATGAAATTATGCAGCTGAAAGCTGCTGGACTGTTTCATGAGTCTTGGCGTTTTTAA